Proteins found in one Afipia sp. P52-10 genomic segment:
- a CDS encoding CaiB/BaiF CoA-transferase family protein, which translates to MRPFEGIRVIDATHVLAGPFATYQLALFGADVIKIEDPNEPDQSRMSGSDRQLNREGMGVYYLSQASNKRSVTLNLKTEQGREVFKRLIATADVLVENYRPGAFAALGLGYDDLIAIQPKLIYCSISAFGHSGPRGNQTAYDFVIQATTGLMAMTGTRETNPIKIGAPAIDYATGTMAAFALSSALFQRERTQQGQHIDLAMNDVALMLAASHVTGYLRTGQPPQPNGNSHPHATNCCFETKDGLLMLGASNLRQQRRLWQLLGRPEMAKDNNDQRHDDKPREMAELADILRTRTADEWEAFLQANHVPAARVRALPEALSDPQIGSRPFLHRHNNVPGVAGEFTVPAAAFKLAHGAAEITSPPPTLGADTDAVLQELGYDAAAIARLRQAKAL; encoded by the coding sequence ATGCGTCCGTTCGAAGGCATTCGAGTCATCGACGCCACTCACGTCCTGGCCGGTCCGTTCGCCACCTATCAACTGGCCTTGTTCGGCGCCGACGTCATCAAGATCGAAGACCCGAACGAGCCGGACCAAAGCCGCATGAGCGGCAGCGACCGGCAGCTCAACCGCGAGGGCATGGGCGTCTACTATCTGTCGCAAGCATCGAACAAGCGGTCCGTTACATTGAACCTGAAAACCGAACAGGGGCGCGAGGTGTTCAAGCGTCTGATCGCGACCGCAGACGTTCTGGTCGAGAATTACCGCCCCGGCGCCTTCGCTGCGCTCGGGCTTGGGTATGACGATCTCATCGCCATTCAACCGAAGCTGATCTACTGCTCGATCTCCGCCTTCGGACACAGCGGGCCGCGCGGCAATCAGACCGCCTATGACTTCGTGATCCAGGCGACCACCGGGCTGATGGCGATGACCGGAACCCGCGAGACCAATCCGATCAAGATCGGTGCCCCGGCGATCGACTATGCGACCGGCACGATGGCCGCATTCGCTCTGTCCAGCGCCCTGTTCCAACGTGAACGCACCCAGCAAGGCCAGCATATCGATCTGGCGATGAACGATGTCGCATTGATGCTGGCAGCCTCGCATGTCACCGGCTACCTGCGTACCGGTCAGCCGCCGCAACCGAACGGCAATAGCCATCCGCACGCGACCAACTGCTGCTTCGAGACCAAAGACGGGCTCTTGATGCTCGGCGCCAGCAATCTGCGGCAGCAGCGGCGGCTCTGGCAGCTTCTGGGACGGCCGGAGATGGCCAAGGACAACAACGACCAGCGGCACGACGACAAGCCTCGCGAAATGGCGGAGCTTGCCGACATCCTCCGCACGCGAACCGCAGACGAGTGGGAGGCGTTTCTGCAGGCCAATCACGTCCCTGCCGCCCGCGTGCGCGCCCTTCCCGAGGCATTATCCGATCCGCAGATCGGCAGCCGGCCATTCCTGCACCGGCACAACAATGTCCCGGGCGTAGCGGGAGAATTCACGGTCCCCGCCGCGGCATTCAAGCTGGCCCACGGCGCAGCGGAGATCACCTCGCCGCCTCCGACACTGGGTGCGGACACGGACGCCGTCCTGCAGGAGCTCGGATACGACGCCGCCGCAATCGCCCGGCTGCGGCAGGCCAAAGCGCTCTAA
- a CDS encoding tripartite tricarboxylate transporter substrate binding protein, whose protein sequence is MLGQPVILDNRSGVGGVTGIDAVAKAEPDGYTIGIGSAGPLAISSSLLKTVPYDATKDLAPIVLVVRVPEIAVVASNVPAKNSAELVALAKASPGKINFASTGTGGTTHLAAELYKIKAGINIVHIPYRGAAPAVTDLLGNQVQMMFADIPVLLPHVQAGVLKPIGIASESRAPALPDVPTFTEQGVPGVNADNWYGLVAPLKTPPAIIAKLNQAVNDALKTAEVKKQLEPQGAIVAGGSPEDFGKHLASEKAKWAEIIKAAGVELQ, encoded by the coding sequence GTGCTGGGGCAGCCTGTCATTCTCGACAACCGAAGCGGTGTAGGTGGGGTGACCGGCATCGATGCGGTCGCGAAAGCGGAGCCCGATGGGTACACGATCGGGATCGGCAGCGCCGGGCCGCTCGCGATCAGTTCCAGCCTGCTGAAGACCGTACCTTACGACGCGACCAAGGATCTCGCGCCAATCGTCCTCGTGGTGCGTGTGCCTGAGATCGCCGTCGTCGCATCGAATGTTCCGGCGAAGAATTCGGCCGAACTCGTCGCCTTGGCTAAGGCTTCACCGGGCAAGATCAACTTCGCCTCCACCGGCACCGGCGGGACGACGCATCTGGCAGCCGAACTCTACAAGATCAAGGCGGGCATTAATATCGTGCACATTCCTTATCGGGGGGCAGCACCCGCGGTCACCGATCTGCTGGGCAATCAGGTGCAGATGATGTTTGCCGATATCCCGGTGCTGCTGCCGCATGTGCAGGCCGGCGTTCTGAAGCCGATCGGGATCGCCAGCGAAAGCCGCGCGCCGGCGCTGCCGGACGTACCGACCTTCACGGAGCAGGGTGTTCCGGGCGTCAATGCCGACAACTGGTATGGCCTCGTTGCGCCGCTGAAAACGCCGCCGGCCATCATCGCTAAACTGAATCAGGCCGTGAACGACGCGCTCAAGACCGCGGAGGTGAAGAAGCAGCTTGAGCCGCAGGGCGCCATCGTCGCGGGTGGGTCGCCAGAGGATTTCGGCAAGCACCTGGCTTCGGAAAAAGCCAAGTGGGCCGAGATCATCAAGGCTGCGGGCGTCGAGCTTCAGTAG